Proteins encoded by one window of Methanobacterium sp. CWC-01:
- a CDS encoding class I SAM-dependent methyltransferase, translating into MKKNEIFRNTPEWYLDHENYVSPPLIDFAASNAGKVILDLGCATGEYCLQLEKLGFQCTGADVNPHYVEKARKNGVNAIVTSGDYLDFEDDSFDTVLLFEVLEHLENPLSLLKEAKRVVRKNVLITVPNCGQLSQLSQFSLTYEHLLEEDHVNYFTKEDLENLIGQEFARFNVEEGDEVQLGAFGLPLPLKALVLGLYKIKIIKSHIYFRLYAVAEV; encoded by the coding sequence TTGAAAAAGAATGAGATCTTCAGGAATACCCCCGAATGGTATCTTGATCATGAAAATTATGTTTCTCCCCCCTTGATAGACTTTGCAGCATCTAATGCTGGGAAAGTAATCCTGGATCTGGGCTGTGCTACAGGTGAATACTGCCTCCAGTTAGAAAAACTAGGATTCCAGTGCACGGGGGCTGATGTTAACCCTCACTACGTTGAAAAGGCGCGAAAAAATGGGGTGAATGCCATAGTTACCAGTGGTGACTATTTAGATTTTGAAGATGATTCTTTTGACACGGTTTTACTTTTTGAGGTTTTAGAACACCTTGAAAACCCACTTAGTTTACTAAAAGAAGCCAAAAGAGTGGTTCGGAAAAATGTGCTTATCACCGTTCCTAACTGCGGCCAGTTATCCCAGCTTAGCCAGTTCAGCTTAACGTACGAGCACCTCCTTGAAGAAGACCATGTTAATTATTTTACCAAAGAAGATCTGGAGAACCTAATTGGCCAGGAGTTTGCTAGATTCAATGTAGAAGAGGGGGATGAAGTCCAATTAGGTGCCTTTGGGTTACCTCTGCCCTTGAAAGCTTTGGTTTTAGGACTTTATAAAATTAAAATTATTAAATCTCACATTTATTTCCGCCTTTACGCCGTGGCCGAGGTTTAA
- a CDS encoding glycosyltransferase, whose protein sequence is MISVVCVFNNRKILDECLLKSLEDQEVEYELILVDNTQNRYKSAAEALNYGGGKAQGEYIMFAHQDVDLCSSSFIRELEECLDSLPGLGLAGVAGMPFDQADVITNMLHGDPPKEVSPYNLKRPTRVQTVDECLFVIPSARFTQLSFDPEVTPGWHLYAVDYSLSIITQGFAVYVLPFTIYHKSIGYSISREYYQTVVQLLEKHGDHHPQIHTTMGHWDARKPMFTQKIKQQLDWNISKLKEFLNRE, encoded by the coding sequence ATGATTTCAGTGGTGTGCGTCTTTAATAACCGGAAGATTCTGGATGAATGCCTGCTTAAAAGTCTGGAGGACCAGGAAGTTGAATATGAACTGATCCTGGTGGATAACACTCAGAACCGGTATAAATCTGCAGCAGAAGCCCTGAATTATGGGGGTGGGAAAGCCCAGGGCGAATATATCATGTTCGCCCACCAGGATGTGGATTTGTGCTCATCCAGTTTTATCCGTGAATTGGAGGAGTGTCTGGATTCCTTACCGGGCCTGGGCCTGGCTGGTGTGGCGGGGATGCCCTTTGACCAGGCTGATGTCATAACTAACATGCTGCACGGTGATCCGCCCAAAGAAGTATCACCATACAACCTCAAGCGGCCAACCAGGGTACAGACCGTGGATGAATGCCTGTTCGTAATCCCCTCCGCCCGGTTCACACAACTATCATTCGACCCGGAGGTAACCCCGGGGTGGCACCTGTACGCCGTGGATTACAGTCTGAGTATCATCACACAGGGCTTTGCTGTTTATGTCCTCCCCTTCACCATCTACCACAAATCCATTGGCTACTCCATCTCCCGGGAATATTACCAGACTGTGGTCCAGTTACTGGAAAAGCACGGAGACCATCATCCACAGATACACACCACCATGGGTCACTGGGATGCCAGAAAACCCATGTTCACCCAGAAAATCAAGCAACAACTGGACTGGAACATTAGTAAGCTGAAGGAATTCTTGAACCGGGAATGA
- a CDS encoding glycosyltransferase family 2 protein codes for MNSPRVAIIILNWNNWTDTLQCLESLHQITYPHYQVIVVDNGSQDDSLPRIREQAPEDLILLENLENLGFSGGNNVALEFAREELEADYFLLLNNDTLVHPHFLDFLVDYAEQDESIGVVGPTVYYHQEPHKIAFLGGYINPCTGEITHHHLDEEDHGLLAPQELDFISGCSMLLKREAVERVGLLDPEYFLYSEDVDWCLRAKKAGYRVCLVPEARIWHKVSESVEALIPIYYGTRNQFLLARKHCPTRERYQFYLRFTLARLLASLEYLFKGRGRESQTVLRGVRDGWTGKYGFRDLK; via the coding sequence ATGAACTCGCCACGGGTAGCCATCATCATCCTGAACTGGAACAACTGGACCGACACCCTGCAGTGTCTGGAATCCCTACACCAGATCACCTATCCCCATTACCAGGTGATAGTGGTGGACAATGGCTCCCAGGATGACTCTCTACCACGGATCAGGGAGCAGGCCCCGGAGGATCTGATCCTCCTGGAAAACCTGGAAAACCTGGGCTTTTCCGGGGGTAACAATGTGGCCCTGGAGTTTGCCCGGGAAGAACTGGAAGCAGACTACTTTTTACTCCTGAACAACGACACCCTGGTGCACCCCCACTTCCTGGATTTCCTGGTGGATTATGCCGAGCAGGATGAATCCATTGGGGTGGTGGGCCCCACGGTGTACTACCACCAGGAACCACATAAAATAGCCTTCCTGGGGGGTTACATCAATCCCTGCACCGGTGAAATAACACACCACCACCTTGATGAAGAGGATCATGGCCTTCTGGCTCCCCAGGAGTTGGATTTCATTTCTGGTTGCAGCATGCTCCTGAAAAGGGAGGCAGTGGAGCGGGTGGGACTTCTGGATCCGGAATATTTCCTGTACAGTGAGGATGTGGACTGGTGTTTAAGGGCTAAAAAGGCGGGGTACCGGGTCTGTCTGGTTCCTGAAGCACGGATCTGGCACAAGGTTTCCGAATCGGTGGAGGCCCTGATCCCCATCTACTACGGGACCCGTAACCAGTTCCTCCTGGCCCGGAAACACTGCCCCACCCGGGAAAGGTACCAGTTCTACCTGCGCTTCACCCTGGCCCGGCTGCTGGCCTCCCTGGAATATCTCTTTAAGGGCCGGGGAAGGGAATCCCAGACAGTTCTCAGGGGAGTTAGGGATGGCTGGAC